In Oceanispirochaeta sp., a single genomic region encodes these proteins:
- a CDS encoding GGDEF domain-containing protein yields the protein MIHPNESTADQHFLYYLDKKMLLEEDRIFRIGRDSSCEIVLDERTVSRIHAEIRREGDKIRIVDMGSTNGIQINYRVMKDHVLQDEDRITIGPFILVYRVLDQDRSVPVRSEENLLSETLVMESKIATILQSITEQEVRNQLFELKHIINQTKEKLSRLAHIDRLTLLYNRRYFDDVLSREVERARRYKQPLCLLMLDIDLFKKVNDVHGHPKGDQVLTEIASIISDNIRMIDIAARYGGEEMVVILPETDLDSALTAAEKLRSAIEKESTLRTGLDITMSIGAAAFIPSENAVQDLIARADAALYRAKEKGRNRVAYSGESEDPSVPLPG from the coding sequence ATGATACATCCCAACGAGTCAACCGCCGATCAGCACTTCCTCTATTATCTGGACAAGAAAATGCTCCTGGAAGAGGATCGTATCTTCAGGATAGGCCGGGACAGCTCCTGCGAAATTGTTCTGGATGAGAGAACCGTCTCCCGGATTCATGCTGAAATCCGCAGGGAAGGGGACAAGATCCGGATCGTGGATATGGGCAGTACCAACGGCATTCAGATCAATTACCGCGTCATGAAAGACCATGTCCTCCAGGATGAAGACAGGATTACCATCGGACCGTTTATCCTGGTGTACCGGGTTCTGGATCAGGACCGGAGCGTTCCTGTCCGGTCAGAGGAGAATCTGCTCTCAGAAACACTGGTGATGGAAAGCAAGATAGCAACCATCCTCCAGAGCATCACGGAACAGGAAGTCCGGAATCAGCTCTTTGAGTTAAAACATATCATCAATCAGACCAAGGAAAAACTCTCCCGCCTGGCTCACATCGACAGGCTGACTCTCCTCTATAACCGGCGGTATTTTGACGATGTCCTGTCCCGGGAAGTGGAGAGAGCCCGCCGGTATAAACAGCCTCTGTGTCTACTGATGCTGGATATCGATTTGTTTAAGAAGGTCAATGATGTCCACGGCCATCCCAAGGGGGATCAGGTGCTCACGGAGATTGCTTCCATCATCAGTGACAATATCCGGATGATTGATATCGCCGCCCGTTACGGCGGCGAAGAGATGGTGGTGATTCTGCCGGAAACCGATTTGGACAGTGCTCTTACCGCTGCGGAAAAGCTGCGGAGTGCCATAGAAAAAGAATCGACCCTGCGGACGGGACTGGATATTACTATGAGCATCGGTGCCGCTGCTTTTATTCCTTCCGAGAATGCCGTTCAGGACCTGATCGCCCGGGCCGATGCTGCCTTGTACCGAGCCAAGGAGAAGGGTCGTAATCGTGTAGCTTATTCGGGGGAGTCTGAAGATCCCTCCGTCCCGCTGCCGGGGTGA